The following coding sequences are from one Clostridioides difficile ATCC 9689 = DSM 1296 window:
- a CDS encoding ABC transporter permease — MNKLLYLINVDLRRSNKFYIAYISFFSLITLSLNLFEINKFKNSKFIMNLAIEDFGGIFYGLGILSNLGFIQSILFFGILGLFIYYIFMWKREFFSNNQSIYTLMMLPQNKFKICISKSIALITMIYGFLISQTATLFICKYIFNFIFRNMPIINMNFAKDLYYLNLKSIPIDFISFMAIYVFLLLIAISIVNCCILFIFSYINKFYVILITLLIIAGLYFSTIYINIITLFRKYYNLIGFQFNNLVAGLLSFLIIMFILNGISYLLIKKKVSL; from the coding sequence ATGAATAAACTTCTATATCTAATAAATGTAGATTTGAGAAGAAGCAATAAGTTTTATATAGCTTATATATCATTTTTTTCATTAATTACACTTAGTTTAAATTTATTCGAAATTAATAAATTTAAAAATTCTAAATTTATTATGAACTTAGCAATAGAAGATTTTGGAGGTATATTTTATGGACTAGGGATACTTAGTAATCTTGGTTTTATCCAAAGTATATTGTTCTTTGGGATATTGGGACTTTTTATATACTATATTTTTATGTGGAAAAGAGAGTTCTTTTCAAATAATCAAAGTATTTATACACTTATGATGTTACCTCAAAATAAGTTTAAGATTTGTATATCTAAATCAATAGCCTTGATAACAATGATATATGGTTTTTTGATAAGTCAGACAGCAACATTATTTATATGTAAATATATATTTAATTTCATTTTTAGAAATATGCCTATAATCAATATGAACTTTGCCAAAGATTTATATTATTTAAACTTGAAGAGTATACCAATTGATTTTATCTCTTTTATGGCTATTTATGTATTTTTACTACTTATAGCTATTTCTATTGTAAATTGCTGTATATTATTTATCTTTTCCTATATAAATAAATTTTATGTAATTTTAATCACTTTGCTGATTATAGCAGGCTTATATTTTTCAACAATATATATAAATATAATCACTTTATTTAGAAAATATTATAATCTTATAGGATTTCAATTTAACAATTTAGTAGCAGGGTTATTAAGTTTTTTAATTATAATGTTTATTCTAAATGGAATATCTTATTTGCTAATTAAAAAGAAAGTATCTCTTTAA
- a CDS encoding ABC transporter ATP-binding protein, translating into MLAIEIDNLVKEYKNGVKALNGLSFNVNAGEIFSLLGPNGAGKSSLINILTTFYKPTSGNVKMFGKDLVDNSSWIRTQIACVAQQISIDEHLSLMENMVFQSKMYKVEPQIAKQRIDSLIDKFDLSSYLKYPTSSYSGGVKRRLDIAMNMVSSPKILFLDEPTVGMDVDSRKSMWDMLLKIRDEYGTTIFLTTHYLEEAEQLSDNICIMKNGKDLAQGTPSSLRSYIRQNILRITFHNTEDIKKYKDSIKSTGLVKFMSVRENSIFISVNDSRTAFTLINKWLLEHDIEFDAIEIVEPSLEDVFLALTSSKKSLKEEWEC; encoded by the coding sequence ATGTTAGCGATTGAAATAGACAATTTAGTAAAAGAATATAAAAATGGTGTGAAAGCTTTAAATGGTCTAAGCTTTAATGTAAATGCTGGAGAAATTTTTTCTTTACTTGGTCCTAATGGTGCTGGTAAATCTTCTCTTATAAATATTTTGACTACCTTTTACAAACCTACATCTGGAAATGTAAAAATGTTTGGAAAAGATTTAGTAGATAATTCTTCTTGGATACGTACTCAAATTGCTTGTGTAGCACAGCAAATCTCTATTGATGAACATTTATCCCTTATGGAAAATATGGTATTTCAAAGTAAAATGTATAAAGTAGAACCACAGATTGCAAAACAAAGAATAGACTCTTTAATTGATAAGTTTGACTTATCTAGTTACTTAAAATATCCTACTTCATCATATTCAGGGGGTGTAAAACGTAGATTGGACATAGCTATGAATATGGTATCATCTCCTAAAATCCTATTTTTAGATGAACCAACTGTTGGTATGGATGTCGATTCAAGAAAATCTATGTGGGATATGTTATTAAAAATTAGAGATGAGTATGGCACAACTATATTTCTAACTACTCATTATCTTGAAGAAGCTGAACAATTGAGTGATAATATTTGTATTATGAAGAATGGAAAGGATTTAGCACAAGGAACACCATCAAGTTTACGTAGTTACATTAGACAAAATATACTACGTATAACTTTTCATAATACTGAAGATATAAAAAAATATAAAGATTCAATTAAAAGTACTGGTTTAGTAAAGTTTATGAGCGTACGAGAAAATTCAATTTTTATAAGTGTAAACGATAGTAGAACTGCTTTTACTTTAATAAATAAATGGCTTTTAGAACATGATATAGAATTTGATGCAATAGAAATTGTAGAGCCAAGTCTCGAAGATGTATTTTTAGCACTTACAAGTTCTAAAAAAAGCTTAAAGGAGGAATGGGAATGTTAA
- a CDS encoding ABC transporter ATP-binding protein translates to MIEIKNVSKTYKRMQGLKIRKIEALKNVSFNIEKGKITALLGINGVGKSTMLKAIAGLINIDSGEIRIDGEKINEKVYNKLAFVPDVQSHFSNTTIKETFEFMEIFYSKWNKEKSKEMMDIFKLDEDEIIDNLSKGNIARVKLILGFCQDPEYILLDEPFTGIDLFKREEFIGVIAQYMEENQAIIITTHEIVEIESLVDEVVILDEGQIITSFNAEELREREGKSILDKMREVYKNE, encoded by the coding sequence ATGATAGAAATAAAGAATGTCAGCAAAACATATAAAAGGATGCAAGGGCTTAAAATAAGAAAGATAGAAGCTTTAAAAAATGTAAGTTTTAATATAGAAAAGGGAAAAATAACTGCATTACTTGGTATAAATGGTGTTGGTAAATCAACCATGTTAAAAGCAATAGCAGGACTTATAAACATTGATAGTGGAGAAATTCGTATAGATGGAGAAAAAATAAATGAAAAAGTATACAATAAATTGGCTTTTGTTCCAGATGTACAATCTCACTTTAGCAATACAACAATAAAAGAAACATTTGAATTTATGGAAATTTTTTATTCAAAGTGGAATAAAGAAAAATCAAAAGAAATGATGGACATATTTAAATTGGATGAAGATGAAATAATTGATAACTTGTCAAAAGGAAACATTGCAAGAGTAAAATTAATACTTGGATTTTGCCAAGACCCAGAGTACATACTTCTTGATGAACCATTTACAGGAATTGATTTGTTTAAGAGGGAAGAGTTTATAGGAGTAATAGCGCAATATATGGAGGAAAATCAAGCCATTATCATAACTACTCATGAGATAGTAGAGATAGAAAGTTTAGTTGATGAGGTTGTAATTCTTGATGAAGGGCAGATTATAACTTCATTTAATGCAGAAGAATTAAGAGAAAGAGAAGGTAAATCTATATTAGATAAGATGAGGGAGGTATATAAGAATGAATAA
- a CDS encoding GyrI-like domain-containing protein, producing the protein MNCKIEIKNIESVTVATMRYNGPMTEATKYFPNVFKAIKGKSNGAPFFCYYDVDQKTGVAEMELCVPTAETPNRMGITTKEFPKTKALFFTHTGSYSNLPKTYEMIFKYIHENNIKIQTPWREVFIKGPGMLIKGNPDNYITEIIFPLKEEE; encoded by the coding sequence ATGAATTGCAAAATTGAAATCAAAAATATCGAATCAGTCACAGTGGCTACCATGCGTTATAATGGACCTATGACTGAGGCAACAAAGTATTTTCCAAATGTATTTAAAGCTATAAAAGGAAAGTCTAACGGTGCACCATTCTTTTGCTACTATGATGTTGACCAAAAAACTGGTGTTGCAGAAATGGAATTATGTGTTCCAACTGCTGAAACTCCAAATCGTATGGGTATAACTACAAAAGAATTTCCTAAAACAAAAGCTTTATTTTTTACTCACACAGGCTCTTATAGTAATTTGCCAAAAACGTATGAAATGATATTTAAATATATTCATGAAAATAATATAAAAATACAAACTCCTTGGAGAGAAGTATTTATTAAAGGACCAGGTATGTTGATAAAAGGAAACCCAGATAACTATATTACAGAGATAATATTTCCACTTAAAGAGGAGGAATAA
- a CDS encoding ABC transporter permease subunit/CPBP intramembrane protease gives MRSKIVKYIFKKEMLDILRDKKTLFMMIVVPLLLYPLLMLLMIQVMNMSASSMNSKDINIAFNNKPNKVLVSMIEDDNLEKDTKNTSNDKGKIRVLDVDNYKKSLEENKIDAYIKMEEKKSSINYQIYINSSQENSSNALKRIETVLDKYKRFTIEKTLSEKGLDVQATLEPITYSTVDVAKTEEVAGYFLGQILPFILIIGVLLGSIYPAIDVMAGEKERGTLETLFTLPISNLELVMGKYMAVSLSAIVTAILNILSMGLTMAFILVSGGISSQFGFGNFNYGDLVLPIITTLICICLFSMVVSAISMCVCSLAKSFKDAQNYITPLMLIIMIPSYVSMIPNIVLDRVTAVIPVVNISLLIKSVLSFKSDLNLIALVLASNVAFVILAIILLSKMFNSEEILFGNSKSFSFLEKRSNIKKGSIPTVSDGVILYAVGLILLIYVGSLVQIKFGMAGIIMTQFMIISLPLLFAYYIKADFKEVFSLTVPKLKHVFGSIVLWIGGYILIMIITQLILFLFPQNMEVAESLNKALFIKDSVLLNLLAIALLPAICEEMFFRGFIFSSFSKSKDKNKSIKLAIICSGVLFGIMHMDFIRIIPTSILGIIFAYSVYKSGSIFVSILLHFLNNSVAVVLNHYTTGNITNLYKFVEVDFSNLNVLKFALILLISLILIMLGLRVLDRKSLRN, from the coding sequence ATGAGAAGTAAGATTGTAAAATACATATTTAAAAAAGAAATGTTAGACATATTGAGAGATAAAAAGACTTTATTTATGATGATTGTTGTGCCACTTCTTTTATATCCTTTACTTATGTTATTAATGATTCAAGTAATGAATATGTCTGCAAGTAGTATGAATAGTAAGGACATTAATATAGCTTTTAATAATAAACCTAATAAGGTTTTAGTATCCATGATTGAAGATGATAATTTAGAAAAAGATACTAAAAATACTTCAAATGATAAAGGCAAAATAAGAGTGTTAGATGTAGATAACTATAAAAAGTCATTAGAAGAAAATAAAATTGATGCTTATATAAAGATGGAAGAAAAAAAATCATCTATAAATTATCAAATATATATAAATTCTTCTCAAGAAAATTCTTCTAATGCACTAAAAAGAATTGAAACTGTTTTGGATAAATATAAAAGATTTACCATAGAAAAAACTTTATCTGAAAAAGGATTAGATGTACAAGCTACTTTAGAACCAATAACATATAGCACTGTAGATGTTGCAAAGACGGAAGAAGTGGCAGGATACTTTTTAGGTCAGATACTTCCATTTATATTAATAATAGGAGTTTTACTAGGTTCAATATATCCAGCAATAGATGTTATGGCTGGAGAAAAGGAAAGAGGTACATTAGAAACATTATTTACACTCCCAATATCAAACTTAGAACTGGTTATGGGAAAATATATGGCAGTTTCTCTTAGTGCAATAGTAACAGCAATTTTAAACATTTTATCTATGGGACTGACTATGGCATTTATTTTAGTTAGTGGAGGTATTAGTAGCCAATTTGGTTTTGGAAACTTTAATTATGGAGATTTAGTCTTACCAATTATAACTACTTTAATTTGCATATGTCTTTTTTCAATGGTAGTTTCAGCAATAAGTATGTGTGTATGTTCATTAGCAAAAAGTTTTAAAGATGCTCAAAACTACATAACACCTCTTATGTTAATTATTATGATACCATCATATGTTTCTATGATACCAAATATAGTATTAGATAGAGTAACAGCTGTAATACCTGTAGTAAATATATCTTTACTTATAAAAAGTGTATTATCTTTTAAAAGCGATTTAAATTTAATAGCCTTAGTTTTAGCATCAAATGTAGCCTTTGTTATATTGGCAATCATACTACTGTCTAAGATGTTCAATTCTGAGGAAATACTTTTTGGTAATAGTAAGAGTTTCTCTTTCTTAGAGAAAAGAAGTAATATAAAAAAAGGGTCTATACCAACTGTAAGTGATGGTGTTATTTTATATGCAGTAGGATTAATTCTATTGATTTATGTTGGTTCTTTAGTTCAAATTAAATTTGGTATGGCAGGTATTATAATGACACAATTCATGATAATTTCTTTACCATTATTATTTGCATACTATATTAAAGCTGATTTTAAAGAGGTATTTAGCTTGACAGTTCCTAAATTAAAGCATGTGTTTGGGAGCATTGTTCTTTGGATTGGTGGATACATACTTATTATGATTATAACACAGCTAATTTTATTCTTATTTCCTCAAAATATGGAAGTTGCTGAAAGTTTAAATAAGGCTCTTTTTATCAAAGATAGTGTTTTACTGAATTTACTAGCAATAGCTTTATTACCAGCTATATGTGAAGAAATGTTTTTTAGGGGATTTATATTTTCTTCATTTAGTAAATCAAAAGATAAAAATAAGTCTATCAAGCTAGCTATAATATGCAGTGGGGTACTATTTGGTATTATGCATATGGATTTTATTAGAATAATTCCAACATCAATATTAGGTATTATATTTGCATATAGTGTGTATAAATCTGGTTCAATATTTGTATCAATATTATTGCATTTTTTAAATAATAGTGTAGCAGTTGTGTTAAATCATTATACAACTGGAAATATAACCAACTTATATAAATTTGTTGAAGTTGATTTTTCGAACTTAAATGTACTTAAATTTGCCTTAATTCTTCTAATAAGTCTTATATTAATTATGTTAGGATTAAGAGTTTTAGATAGAAAGTCTTTAAGAAATTAA
- a CDS encoding ABC transporter permease: protein MLNILWRSMKWRFKNPISFVVTILQPFLWLVLYSSIANQTMNNININNYTAFILPGIIVLVVFSSCSSGGIINFIMKNSGSFYRVLIAPISRYSIVLGQLLEAILVSFIEVTILCIVSIFFSVRIESGIGGILLMIVLIFMTAFFLSSLAYSISLLLPNEIVYETIMTAIVLPIFFLSSALFPIESLSGGLKVAVMLNPFTHVINALRSLIFGETILIGDILPFILLFLILCCSSFSLAMWRLKKEMVS from the coding sequence ATGTTAAATATCTTATGGCGTAGTATGAAGTGGCGTTTTAAAAATCCAATCTCATTTGTAGTTACTATATTACAACCTTTTCTTTGGCTTGTGCTTTATAGTTCTATTGCAAACCAAACTATGAATAATATAAATATCAATAATTATACTGCTTTTATACTACCAGGTATCATTGTACTGGTTGTGTTTTCTTCTTGTAGTAGTGGTGGTATTATAAACTTTATAATGAAGAACAGTGGAAGTTTCTATAGAGTCTTAATTGCACCTATCAGCAGGTATTCAATCGTCCTTGGTCAATTATTAGAAGCTATCTTAGTTTCTTTCATAGAAGTAACTATTTTGTGTATAGTAAGTATATTCTTCTCAGTAAGGATAGAATCTGGCATTGGTGGAATCCTACTTATGATAGTACTGATATTTATGACAGCCTTCTTTTTATCAAGTCTAGCTTATTCTATAAGTTTATTATTGCCAAATGAAATAGTTTATGAAACAATTATGACTGCAATTGTACTTCCTATTTTCTTTTTAAGTTCAGCTCTTTTCCCTATAGAAAGTTTATCTGGAGGATTAAAAGTAGCAGTGATGCTCAATCCATTTACCCATGTTATTAACGCTTTACGTAGCTTAATATTTGGTGAGACTATTCTTATTGGAGATATACTGCCTTTTATCCTACTATTTTTAATATTGTGCTGTTCAAGTTTTTCACTTGCTATGTGGAGATTAAAAAAAGAAATGGTAAGCTAA
- a CDS encoding CotA family spore coat protein yields MENNKCREDFRFTQEYEEDYPNTNERYYENYQVADRYYNYPNKYKEPKIKQCCCKKSMREALELLRYDALRPFVNFNQFAFISDFFIVGANLVGIDLSAPPKDNLSGLDGTFERFSACNCDLIDIAGRVSYPIPVPLTLEGLINTIGTIPGVAELIALIDAVIPPTIDLGAILDAILAAIIDFILAASTPLANVDLASLCNLKAVAFDITPADYEDFIASLGYYLDKKHYKECNCNCDCDDCCCNKGILDNLYMSNINNQVTVVAGSLVLTGVEVLGKKNDVIVLGNSNDSRIYFVCVDSIDYIA; encoded by the coding sequence GTGGAAAATAATAAATGTAGAGAGGACTTTAGATTTACACAAGAATATGAGGAAGATTATCCAAATACAAATGAAAGATACTATGAAAATTATCAAGTAGCTGATAGATACTATAATTATCCAAATAAATATAAAGAACCTAAAATAAAACAATGTTGTTGTAAAAAAAGTATGAGAGAGGCCTTAGAACTTCTAAGATATGATGCTCTAAGACCTTTTGTAAACTTTAATCAATTTGCTTTTATCTCAGATTTCTTTATAGTAGGTGCTAATTTGGTAGGTATAGATCTTTCAGCTCCTCCAAAAGATAATTTATCTGGACTTGATGGTACTTTTGAAAGATTTTCTGCTTGTAACTGTGATTTAATAGATATAGCTGGTAGAGTATCTTATCCTATTCCAGTCCCTTTAACTCTTGAGGGATTAATTAATACTATAGGAACTATACCAGGAGTAGCTGAATTAATTGCACTTATTGATGCAGTTATTCCTCCTACGATAGACCTTGGGGCTATATTAGATGCAATACTTGCTGCTATAATTGATTTTATACTTGCTGCATCTACTCCATTAGCAAACGTAGATTTAGCATCATTGTGTAATCTTAAAGCTGTTGCATTTGATATTACACCTGCAGATTATGAAGATTTCATAGCATCTTTAGGTTACTATCTTGATAAAAAACATTACAAAGAATGTAATTGTAACTGCGATTGTGATGATTGCTGTTGTAATAAAGGTATCCTAGATAATCTTTATATGTCAAATATAAATAATCAAGTTACTGTAGTAGCTGGTAGTTTGGTTCTAACTGGTGTTGAAGTTCTAGGTAAGAAAAATGATGTTATAGTACTTGGAAATTCTAATGATTCAAGAATATACTTTGTATGTGTAGATTCTATAGATTATATTGCATAA
- a CDS encoding GntR family transcriptional regulator, whose amino-acid sequence MNFELDNTTPIYLQIVKYIKRQIVTGELKPGETIPSRREMALNLKVNLNTVQRAYKEMGDMNIINTFKNYQSSVTVDENILKNLKLELINESLSVFIEDMKAINVSKEEVLKIIEDKY is encoded by the coding sequence ATGAATTTTGAATTAGATAATACAACTCCCATTTATTTGCAAATAGTAAAGTATATAAAGAGACAAATAGTAACAGGAGAGTTGAAACCAGGAGAGACAATACCATCAAGAAGAGAAATGGCACTTAATCTAAAAGTAAACTTAAATACAGTTCAAAGAGCATATAAGGAGATGGGTGATATGAATATAATAAATACTTTTAAAAATTATCAAAGCAGTGTAACAGTTGATGAAAATATATTAAAAAATTTAAAATTAGAGCTTATAAATGAATCACTATCTGTTTTTATAGAAGATATGAAAGCAATAAATGTTAGCAAAGAAGAAGTTTTAAAAATAATAGAAGATAAGTATTAG
- a CDS encoding metal-dependent hydrolase family protein: protein MNKKYIKAGNLIDGTGNSIMQNKGIIIDGDTIVEIEDIRDDLNGYDVYDYLDKTVMPGIMNCHVHLTMEPVGNPKIYYDNVSDVELVVNTIKQLDAYLDSGVTYIRSLGCPKYVDVQLKNLIDKGSIDGPGIVTSGPVICMTGGHGYYFGIESDGVDECRKSARTVLKNGVDCVKIMATGGVTTDGVEPGSPQLTLEEMKAAVDEAIKAGKITATHAQGRTGIKNAVLAGITSIEHGVYLDDEIIDLMLERGTYLVPTVAAPYFILNAGKESGITEATLRKCEIVAIPHKESFLKAYKKGIKIAVGSDAGTSYNEHGKTYYEMKLMSDYGMDNMDIIVAATKTASELLRIDKNYGTLEKGKKADVIVVNGNPVENIDVLADVLAVFKLGKKVR, encoded by the coding sequence ATGAACAAAAAATATATTAAAGCAGGGAATTTAATTGATGGAACCGGAAATAGTATTATGCAAAATAAGGGTATAATTATTGATGGAGATACTATAGTTGAAATTGAAGATATAAGAGATGATTTAAATGGATATGATGTGTACGATTACTTAGATAAAACTGTTATGCCAGGCATTATGAATTGTCATGTTCACTTGACAATGGAGCCAGTTGGAAATCCAAAGATATATTATGATAATGTATCAGATGTAGAGCTTGTAGTAAATACGATAAAACAACTTGATGCTTATTTGGATTCAGGAGTAACATATATTAGAAGCTTAGGTTGTCCCAAATATGTGGATGTACAACTTAAAAATCTTATAGACAAAGGGTCTATAGATGGTCCTGGTATAGTTACTTCAGGTCCAGTTATATGTATGACAGGAGGGCATGGATATTATTTTGGTATTGAAAGTGATGGAGTGGATGAATGTAGAAAATCAGCCAGAACAGTTTTAAAAAATGGAGTAGATTGTGTAAAGATAATGGCAACTGGAGGTGTAACAACTGATGGAGTTGAGCCAGGGTCACCACAATTAACTTTGGAGGAAATGAAGGCTGCTGTAGATGAAGCTATAAAAGCAGGTAAAATAACTGCCACACATGCACAAGGAAGAACTGGTATAAAAAATGCAGTGCTTGCAGGAATTACTTCTATAGAACATGGTGTTTATTTAGATGATGAAATAATTGATTTGATGCTTGAAAGAGGAACTTACTTAGTTCCAACTGTGGCTGCACCATATTTTATTCTAAATGCAGGAAAAGAAAGTGGAATAACTGAAGCTACTCTTAGAAAGTGTGAGATTGTTGCCATTCCACACAAAGAGTCATTCCTAAAAGCATATAAAAAAGGAATTAAAATTGCAGTTGGTTCTGATGCAGGAACTTCTTATAATGAACATGGAAAAACATATTATGAAATGAAACTAATGTCAGATTATGGTATGGATAATATGGATATAATAGTTGCTGCTACAAAAACAGCATCTGAACTTTTAAGAATTGATAAAAATTATGGAACTCTAGAAAAAGGAAAGAAAGCAGATGTTATAGTTGTAAATGGAAATCCAGTAGAGAATATAGACGTACTTGCAGATGTGTTAGCAGTATTTAAACTTGGTAAAAAAGTTAGATAA
- a CDS encoding PTS sugar transporter subunit IIB, with amino-acid sequence MIRILLVCVGGMSSTLLVNKMEKDAKKRNIDCKIWAVGEGDIKSELDNFDILLLGPQLRFMLDDVKSIVGDRAPVSIIDMVNYGTCNGHAVLNSVLEILK; translated from the coding sequence ATGATTAGGATATTGTTAGTGTGTGTTGGAGGCATGTCTTCTACCCTATTGGTAAATAAAATGGAGAAGGATGCAAAAAAAAGAAATATAGACTGTAAAATATGGGCAGTTGGAGAAGGAGATATAAAATCGGAGCTTGATAACTTTGATATTTTACTTCTTGGACCACAACTTAGATTTATGCTTGATGACGTAAAGTCTATAGTTGGAGATAGAGCTCCAGTATCTATAATAGATATGGTAAACTATGGCACTTGTAATGGTCATGCTGTGTTAAATTCGGTTTTAGAAATATTAAAATAA
- a CDS encoding ABC transporter ATP-binding protein: MIEVDKLCKSFTRVVKDDKNKSSIRKLKKVKTKKEEFFAVNNVSFKVMEGEIVGILGPNGAGKTTLLRMLGGILTPTSGSINISGYDYSIDRNSAKKEIGYLSGNTKLYGRLSPRELLTTFASLYEMSKEDIEESIENIVKIMDMSEFIDNRIENLSTGQTQRTSIARCLIHSPKVYIFDEPTLGLDVLSSASIIDFMKNEKLRGKTVLYSTHYMEEAETLCDKIFMIHNGKIIASGTPQSLKEESGVNNLRDVFIELARKEDI; the protein is encoded by the coding sequence ATGATTGAGGTAGATAAATTGTGTAAGTCTTTTACAAGGGTTGTAAAAGATGATAAGAATAAAAGTTCAATAAGAAAGCTAAAGAAAGTAAAAACTAAAAAAGAAGAATTTTTTGCTGTAAATAATGTTTCATTTAAAGTTATGGAAGGTGAAATTGTTGGAATATTAGGTCCAAATGGTGCAGGAAAGACTACATTACTTAGAATGTTAGGTGGCATATTAACACCAACATCAGGAAGTATAAATATTTCTGGATATGATTATTCAATAGATAGAAATTCAGCAAAAAAAGAAATAGGTTATCTCTCTGGAAATACAAAACTATATGGAAGGCTTTCTCCGAGAGAACTTCTAACAACTTTTGCAAGTCTATATGAGATGTCAAAAGAAGATATAGAAGAATCAATTGAAAATATTGTAAAAATAATGGATATGAGTGAATTTATAGATAATAGAATTGAAAATCTATCAACTGGTCAGACTCAAAGAACATCTATAGCTCGTTGTTTAATACATTCTCCAAAAGTATATATTTTTGATGAGCCAACACTAGGTCTGGATGTTTTAAGTAGTGCATCTATTATAGATTTTATGAAGAATGAAAAACTAAGGGGAAAAACTGTTCTTTACTCAACTCATTATATGGAAGAAGCAGAAACTTTATGTGACAAGATTTTTATGATTCACAATGGGAAAATAATTGCATCAGGAACACCACAGAGTTTAAAAGAGGAATCTGGAGTAAATAATTTGAGAGATGTATTCATAGAACTTGCCAGAAAGGAGGACATTTAA
- the thiE gene encoding thiamine phosphate synthase codes for MIDKESLKKCLKLYLVTDSEMLKGRDFYKCLEDAISSGITTVQLREKNASGREFLRKAMKLREITKRYGVKFIINDRVDIALICDADGVHVGQSDIDVREVRKLIGNNKILGVSARTLEEAICAKNDGADYLGVGSIFTTSTKLDAKSASFETVKEIKEKVDMPFVLIGGINLDNIDKLKCLESDGYAIISAILKAEDISKEVEKWTLKI; via the coding sequence ATGATTGATAAAGAATCTTTAAAAAAATGTTTAAAGTTGTATTTAGTAACTGACTCTGAAATGCTTAAAGGTAGAGACTTTTATAAATGTCTTGAAGATGCAATATCTTCTGGAATAACAACTGTACAACTTAGAGAAAAAAATGCTTCTGGAAGAGAGTTTTTAAGAAAAGCTATGAAACTTAGAGAAATAACTAAAAGATATGGTGTTAAGTTTATAATAAATGATAGAGTGGATATAGCACTTATTTGTGATGCAGATGGAGTACATGTAGGACAGAGTGACATTGATGTTAGAGAGGTTAGAAAGCTTATAGGAAACAATAAAATTCTAGGAGTATCAGCAAGAACTTTAGAAGAAGCTATTTGTGCAAAAAATGATGGCGCAGACTATTTAGGTGTAGGGTCTATATTCACAACATCTACTAAATTAGATGCAAAATCAGCTTCGTTTGAAACTGTTAAAGAAATTAAAGAAAAAGTAGACATGCCATTTGTACTAATTGGAGGTATAAATTTAGACAATATAGATAAACTTAAATGTTTAGAAAGTGACGGGTATGCTATAATATCAGCTATATTAAAAGCTGAAGATATCTCTAAAGAAGTGGAAAAGTGGACATTAAAAATATAA